The Alosa alosa isolate M-15738 ecotype Scorff River chromosome 9, AALO_Geno_1.1, whole genome shotgun sequence genome includes a region encoding these proteins:
- the LOC125301039 gene encoding uncharacterized protein LOC125301039 isoform X1 produces the protein MQRRKGERLKETVESQVPFGPSKFVCDLMMVESIKCVPKMKTKRRNGSVKTHLMPKDSNSPTSRPSQQSQSVNPSGDKSGSSILKISVDLWPVLSMAVEPLKMDQHEISYDDLKMTEIGLSNEIKTDKHLKEVKSMTINKKLKLHQVNKPIMGSNKIVLPPLKSSILPSASNFDKCIKPCCTMPHIDVSEKHPLDFAHAKSKIELEYEETKPRFLKTDAIKNILSQNMAPQLQLPDISVSSIQMLIERVERQLDSGSYGMFCLYHPPYCAWGGKIKLPEIKLPQAQREMSEMSARISCSPPLHEKNVNQLAILRFHKETHNFPWSVNK, from the exons ATGCAGAGAAGGAAGGGAGAGCGTTTGAAAGAAACCGTGGAGTCTCAAGTACCTTTTGGTccaagtaaatttgtgtgtgatttaatgATGGTGGAATCAATCAAATGTGTACCGAAGATGAAAACTAAACGGCGAAACGGCTCGGTTAAAACACACCTGATGCCAAAGGACTCAAATAGCCCTACCAGCAGGCCCTCACAGCAGTCTCAGTCAGTGAATCCATCTGGCGACAAAAGTGGCTCCTCAATTTTGAAAATATCTGTCGACCTTTGGCCTGTCCTCTCCATGGCTGTTGAGCCCCTTAAAATGGACCAACATGAAATATCTTATGATGATCTGAAAATGACAGAAATCGGACtctcaaatgaaataaaaactgaTAAACATTTGAAAGAAGTCAAGTCTATGACTATTAATAAAAAACTAAAACTACACCAAGTGAATAAACCTATAATGGGGAGTAATAAAATCGTGCTGCCTCCACTGAAATCATCCATTCTGCCATCAGCATCTAACTTTGATAAATGCATAAAACCATGCTGCACAATGCCACACATTGATGTTTCAGAAAAACATCCTCTGGATTTTGCTCATGCTAAATCAAAAATAGAATTGGAATATGAAGAGACAAAGCCAAGATTTCTGAAGACTGATGCCATCAAGAATATCCTGAGCCAAAAT ATGGCACCACAGTTGCAGCTCCCTGACATTTCTGTTTCAAGCATCCAAATGCTCATTGAGAGAGTGGAAAGGCAACTGGACAG tggttcttatggaatgTTTTGCCTctaccatcctccatactgtgcGTGGGG GGGCAAAATAAAACTTCCTGAGATCAAGCTACCCCAAGCTCAAAGGGAGATGTCTGAGATGTCGGCCAGGATATCTTGCAGTCCTCCTCTCCATGAGAAGAATGTGAATCAGCTCGCTATCCTCCGCTTTCATAAGGAAACACATAATTTTCCCTGGTCTGTCAACAAATGA
- the LOC125301039 gene encoding uncharacterized protein LOC125301039 isoform X4 translates to MALGDGMAPQLQLPDISVSSIQMLIERVERQLDSGSYGMFCLYHPPYCAWGGKIKLPEIKLPQAQREMSEMSARISCSPPLHEKNVNQLAILRFHKETHNFPWSVNK, encoded by the exons ATGGCTTTAGGCGACGGG ATGGCACCACAGTTGCAGCTCCCTGACATTTCTGTTTCAAGCATCCAAATGCTCATTGAGAGAGTGGAAAGGCAACTGGACAG tggttcttatggaatgTTTTGCCTctaccatcctccatactgtgcGTGGGG GGGCAAAATAAAACTTCCTGAGATCAAGCTACCCCAAGCTCAAAGGGAGATGTCTGAGATGTCGGCCAGGATATCTTGCAGTCCTCCTCTCCATGAGAAGAATGTGAATCAGCTCGCTATCCTCCGCTTTCATAAGGAAACACATAATTTTCCCTGGTCTGTCAACAAATGA
- the LOC125301039 gene encoding uncharacterized protein LOC125301039 isoform X2, translating into MQRRKGERLKETVESQVPFGPSKFVCDLMMVESIKCVPKMKTKRRNGSVKTHLMPKDSNSPTSRPSQQSQSVNPSGDKSGSSILKISVDLWPVLSMAVEPLKMDQHEISYDDLKMTEIGLSNEIKTDKHLKEVKSMTINKKLKLHQVNKPIMGSNKIVLPPLKSSILPSASNFDKCIKPCCTMPHIDVSEKHPLDFAHAKSKIELEYEETKPRFLKTDAIKNILSQNMAPQLQLPDISVSSIQMLIERVERQLDRGKIKLPEIKLPQAQREMSEMSARISCSPPLHEKNVNQLAILRFHKETHNFPWSVNK; encoded by the exons ATGCAGAGAAGGAAGGGAGAGCGTTTGAAAGAAACCGTGGAGTCTCAAGTACCTTTTGGTccaagtaaatttgtgtgtgatttaatgATGGTGGAATCAATCAAATGTGTACCGAAGATGAAAACTAAACGGCGAAACGGCTCGGTTAAAACACACCTGATGCCAAAGGACTCAAATAGCCCTACCAGCAGGCCCTCACAGCAGTCTCAGTCAGTGAATCCATCTGGCGACAAAAGTGGCTCCTCAATTTTGAAAATATCTGTCGACCTTTGGCCTGTCCTCTCCATGGCTGTTGAGCCCCTTAAAATGGACCAACATGAAATATCTTATGATGATCTGAAAATGACAGAAATCGGACtctcaaatgaaataaaaactgaTAAACATTTGAAAGAAGTCAAGTCTATGACTATTAATAAAAAACTAAAACTACACCAAGTGAATAAACCTATAATGGGGAGTAATAAAATCGTGCTGCCTCCACTGAAATCATCCATTCTGCCATCAGCATCTAACTTTGATAAATGCATAAAACCATGCTGCACAATGCCACACATTGATGTTTCAGAAAAACATCCTCTGGATTTTGCTCATGCTAAATCAAAAATAGAATTGGAATATGAAGAGACAAAGCCAAGATTTCTGAAGACTGATGCCATCAAGAATATCCTGAGCCAAAAT ATGGCACCACAGTTGCAGCTCCCTGACATTTCTGTTTCAAGCATCCAAATGCTCATTGAGAGAGTGGAAAGGCAACTGGACAG GGGCAAAATAAAACTTCCTGAGATCAAGCTACCCCAAGCTCAAAGGGAGATGTCTGAGATGTCGGCCAGGATATCTTGCAGTCCTCCTCTCCATGAGAAGAATGTGAATCAGCTCGCTATCCTCCGCTTTCATAAGGAAACACATAATTTTCCCTGGTCTGTCAACAAATGA
- the LOC125301039 gene encoding uncharacterized protein LOC125301039 isoform X3: MQRRKGERLKETVESQVPFGPSKFVCDLMMVESIKCVPKMKTKRRNGSVKTHLMPKDSNSPTSRPSQQSQSVNPSGDKSGSSILKISVDLWPVLSMAVEPLKMDQHEISYDDLKMTEIGLSNEIKTDKHLKEVKSMTINKKLKLHQVNKPIMGSNKIVLPPLKSSILPSASNFDKCIKPCCTMPHIDVSEKHPLDFAHAKSKIELEYEETKPRFLKTDAIKNILSQNMAPQLQLPDISVSSIQMLIERVERQLDSGSYGMFCLYHPPYCAWG; this comes from the exons ATGCAGAGAAGGAAGGGAGAGCGTTTGAAAGAAACCGTGGAGTCTCAAGTACCTTTTGGTccaagtaaatttgtgtgtgatttaatgATGGTGGAATCAATCAAATGTGTACCGAAGATGAAAACTAAACGGCGAAACGGCTCGGTTAAAACACACCTGATGCCAAAGGACTCAAATAGCCCTACCAGCAGGCCCTCACAGCAGTCTCAGTCAGTGAATCCATCTGGCGACAAAAGTGGCTCCTCAATTTTGAAAATATCTGTCGACCTTTGGCCTGTCCTCTCCATGGCTGTTGAGCCCCTTAAAATGGACCAACATGAAATATCTTATGATGATCTGAAAATGACAGAAATCGGACtctcaaatgaaataaaaactgaTAAACATTTGAAAGAAGTCAAGTCTATGACTATTAATAAAAAACTAAAACTACACCAAGTGAATAAACCTATAATGGGGAGTAATAAAATCGTGCTGCCTCCACTGAAATCATCCATTCTGCCATCAGCATCTAACTTTGATAAATGCATAAAACCATGCTGCACAATGCCACACATTGATGTTTCAGAAAAACATCCTCTGGATTTTGCTCATGCTAAATCAAAAATAGAATTGGAATATGAAGAGACAAAGCCAAGATTTCTGAAGACTGATGCCATCAAGAATATCCTGAGCCAAAAT ATGGCACCACAGTTGCAGCTCCCTGACATTTCTGTTTCAAGCATCCAAATGCTCATTGAGAGAGTGGAAAGGCAACTGGACAG tggttcttatggaatgTTTTGCCTctaccatcctccatactgtgcGTGGGGGTAA